A genome region from Deinococcus sp. KNUC1210 includes the following:
- a CDS encoding TatD family hydrolase: MIDTHCHLDYLDDPAAALSELNLSGAVCIGASPEHARNAVALAEQFAQVWATVGIHPTDAAEHDTPAARAELERLALSGRVVGIGESGLDDYWAQDERAAQQSAFEWQCDLARRVGKPLVIHTRDRQGQESAHLGVIDTLKAQAGVTAILHCFSGHRLLLEAGLERGDYFGFAGNTTYKNAQDIQTAAREVPLNRLLLETDAPFLAPVPRRGKPNRPGYVRYTLEFVAALRGMEAAELERVTDENARRVYGL, translated from the coding sequence ATGATCGACACACACTGCCATCTCGACTATCTGGACGACCCCGCCGCCGCCCTGAGCGAACTGAATCTGAGCGGCGCGGTGTGCATCGGGGCCAGTCCGGAACACGCCCGAAACGCGGTGGCCCTGGCCGAGCAGTTTGCACAGGTCTGGGCCACCGTGGGCATCCACCCGACCGACGCCGCCGAACACGACACCCCGGCAGCGCGGGCCGAACTGGAACGCCTGGCGCTGTCTGGGCGTGTGGTGGGCATCGGGGAAAGCGGGCTGGACGACTACTGGGCACAGGACGAACGGGCGGCGCAGCAGTCGGCCTTCGAGTGGCAGTGCGACCTGGCGCGGCGCGTGGGCAAACCGCTGGTGATTCATACCCGTGACCGCCAGGGACAGGAATCGGCGCATTTGGGCGTGATCGACACCCTGAAGGCGCAGGCGGGCGTGACGGCCATCCTGCACTGTTTCTCGGGGCACCGCCTGCTGCTGGAAGCCGGTCTGGAGCGCGGCGACTACTTCGGCTTCGCGGGCAACACCACCTACAAGAACGCCCAGGACATTCAGACGGCGGCGCGGGAAGTGCCGCTGAACCGCCTGCTGCTGGAAACCGACGCGCCGTTTCTGGCCCCGGTGCCCCGGCGCGGCAAACCCAACCGCCCCGGCTACGTGCGCTATACGCTGGAATTCGTGGCAGCCCTGCGCGGCATGGAAGCGGCAGAACTGGAGCGCGTGACCGACGAGAATGCGCGGCGGGTGTACGGACTCTGA
- a CDS encoding LptA/OstA family protein, translating into MSRPATSRFVVSRPTRRAALVLALTGVTLAAAAANTNRILRFETGAQLQGDLRNGPYNYSGKGGAAIRASVGTISISAPQAVFRAPSGTPIANAEGRRSADFSGNVTVVRGRLTAKGAALNYSEASGQGVLTGTPSAVFLPEKTGDDPVNISATQMSLDVDTNMSTSTGSVRLVNGKQTGRADTVVFDEGRELGVLTGNMSLSRAATAKAKELNIVGTEARVLTKGKLLYVSGKVKLTQGTITTTGDAVYYDDTKNVAYVVGHAVSVDSKAGTTVTARPNAALEQRTDLGRVRAIDAGYAIPVAQFKLTGEK; encoded by the coding sequence ATGAGTCGTCCAGCCACTTCCCGCTTCGTTGTCTCCCGCCCCACCCGCCGCGCCGCTCTGGTGCTGGCCCTGACGGGCGTCACGCTGGCTGCCGCTGCCGCCAACACCAACCGCATCCTGCGCTTCGAGACGGGCGCACAGCTTCAGGGCGACCTGCGAAACGGCCCCTATAACTACAGTGGCAAGGGTGGCGCGGCCATCCGTGCGAGTGTCGGCACCATCAGTATCAGTGCGCCTCAGGCGGTGTTCCGCGCTCCCAGCGGCACGCCCATCGCCAATGCCGAGGGCCGCCGCAGCGCCGACTTTTCCGGCAATGTCACGGTGGTGCGCGGACGCCTGACCGCCAAGGGTGCGGCCCTGAACTACAGCGAGGCCAGCGGTCAGGGTGTACTGACGGGCACCCCCAGCGCGGTATTTCTGCCCGAGAAGACCGGTGACGATCCGGTGAATATCAGCGCGACCCAGATGAGCCTGGATGTCGATACCAACATGAGCACGAGTACCGGCAGCGTTCGCCTGGTCAACGGCAAACAGACGGGCCGCGCCGACACGGTGGTCTTCGATGAGGGCCGCGAACTGGGCGTGCTGACGGGCAACATGTCGCTCAGCCGCGCCGCGACCGCCAAGGCCAAGGAACTGAATATCGTGGGCACCGAGGCCCGCGTGCTGACGAAGGGAAAACTGCTGTACGTGAGCGGCAAGGTGAAACTGACACAGGGCACCATCACCACCACGGGCGACGCGGTGTACTACGACGACACCAAGAACGTGGCGTATGTGGTGGGACACGCGGTCAGTGTGGACAGCAAGGCCGGCACCACCGTGACCGCCCGCCCGAACGCCGCGCTGGAGCAGCGCACCGATCTGGGCCGCGTGCGGGCCATCGACGCGGGCTACGCCATCCCGGTGGCCCAGTTCAAACTCACGGGCGAGAAGTAA
- a CDS encoding LptA/OstA family protein, with product MNRMHGRTGVRRFGLASAVLLLGLALAQSDGTPPVVQPQPPVVSPPPTSPPPASPPAASPEAPAPDTGTADTGEGSSVSLTRTAKDGSKRLIRVVRTGTSDETGIFVACQPLDDDPPGTPTLSVFSESGAGGVRVSIDKNEIVAPLAVVTQKDGGDGHIEVSAGTARFLDDVPTDAAGKPKTDQLSRCEVEATPQATPDTVNVTQGKTRLKGSKLTYDDSDGVAYIDGPITFSRQNQDSTLTGSSAKIEVNVDDQTTTLVGSVTLKDGDRTSSAERVEYDDAGNIAILRGTPQNPATSVTADQRVTASVIRYNLDTGSVVALGPIGGEFQDSAATPAPTTTEPGTTPAPPPAP from the coding sequence ATGAACAGGATGCACGGGCGAACAGGAGTCAGGCGTTTCGGGCTGGCATCGGCAGTGCTGCTGCTGGGACTGGCGCTGGCCCAGTCGGACGGGACGCCGCCTGTCGTTCAGCCCCAGCCCCCGGTGGTCAGCCCGCCGCCGACTTCCCCGCCCCCTGCCTCCCCACCTGCGGCGTCGCCCGAAGCCCCTGCGCCCGATACTGGCACTGCCGACACGGGCGAAGGTTCCTCCGTCAGCCTGACGCGCACGGCCAAAGACGGCAGCAAACGGCTGATCCGGGTGGTCCGTACCGGCACCTCCGACGAAACCGGGATCTTCGTGGCGTGTCAGCCGCTCGATGACGACCCGCCCGGCACGCCGACCCTCTCGGTCTTCAGCGAGTCCGGCGCGGGGGGCGTGCGCGTCAGCATCGACAAGAACGAGATCGTCGCGCCGCTGGCAGTGGTCACGCAGAAAGACGGCGGCGACGGCCATATCGAGGTGAGCGCCGGAACCGCCCGCTTTCTCGACGACGTACCCACCGACGCGGCAGGAAAGCCCAAGACCGATCAGCTCAGCCGCTGTGAGGTCGAGGCCACCCCGCAGGCCACCCCCGACACGGTGAACGTGACGCAGGGCAAGACCCGTCTGAAGGGCAGCAAGCTGACCTATGACGATTCGGACGGGGTGGCGTACATCGACGGCCCGATCACCTTCAGCCGCCAGAATCAGGACAGCACCCTGACCGGCAGCAGCGCCAAGATCGAGGTGAACGTGGACGACCAGACCACCACCCTGGTCGGCAGCGTGACCCTGAAGGACGGCGACCGCACCAGCAGTGCCGAGCGCGTGGAATACGACGATGCGGGCAACATCGCCATTTTGCGCGGCACGCCCCAGAATCCGGCCACCTCGGTCACGGCAGATCAGCGCGTGACGGCCAGCGTGATCCGTTACAACCTCGATACCGGCTCGGTGGTGGCGCTCGGCCCCATCGGCGGAGAGTTTCAGGACAGCGCGGCGACGCCTGCACCGACCACCACCGAGCCGGGAACCACGCCAGCACCGCCCCCGGCCCCCTAG
- a CDS encoding APC family permease, translating to MTAQPQPSAPRPPSRLSRWLLGGGDAGHVPRRYPWWQVMCLTGVDYFSTLGYQPGIAALAAGAVSPLATLVLVALTLFGALPVYARVAQVSPHGEGSISMLERLLGYWPGKLLVLVLLGFMATDFIITITLSAADAAAHLIENPYFRSTLAGQQIPVTLALVLLLGAVFLRGFREAIGISVFLVAVYLGLNAVIMGRSLLDVASAPVYWQNWRAALFADHASPLALVGVSLLVFPKLALGLSGFETGVAVMPQVRGSLGDLASHPEGRIRHTRRLLMTAALIMSVFLVVSSFVTTLLIAPPAFWPETTTTTTVSARDLAAGTARVQVGLDDSSGPKRTATLTLPAGAKGRFQMPTSVLPGDARGRLLMTVTVQPPSAAVLPPLPPGRVSVTVFKPQGAANGRALAYLAHRRFGSTFGTVYDFSTIFILWFAGASAMAGLVNIVPRFLPRYGMAPEWTNAGRPLVLIYTLAAVVVTLVFRANVDAQGGAYATGVLVLMTSASVAVALLARERRERVFPIFVVIALVFIYTTIANMIERPEGLVIGSIFILLILSVSLASRILRSFELRVSSVTLSESALSLLQSVPDRPLRFVAHHPGKSTEDEYHIKEMRARQLAHLPGDDPFLFLEVEVEDASDFSDAVEVDGLSVGPYRVLRARGSSVPNTIAALLMHLRSQGVPPPQIYFQWSNASPLPAALRFLVAGEGDVPPLTHEILRRSEPDKRQRPVVHVGG from the coding sequence ATGACGGCCCAGCCGCAGCCTTCCGCTCCTCGTCCTCCCTCTCGGCTCTCGCGTTGGCTGCTCGGAGGTGGCGACGCCGGCCACGTTCCACGGCGCTATCCCTGGTGGCAGGTGATGTGTCTGACCGGCGTGGATTACTTCTCGACGCTGGGCTATCAGCCGGGCATCGCGGCGCTGGCGGCGGGAGCGGTGTCGCCGCTGGCAACGCTGGTGCTGGTGGCCCTGACGCTCTTCGGGGCGCTGCCGGTGTATGCGCGGGTGGCGCAGGTCAGTCCGCACGGCGAGGGCAGCATCAGCATGCTAGAGCGGCTGCTCGGCTACTGGCCCGGCAAGCTGCTGGTGCTGGTGCTGCTGGGCTTCATGGCGACCGATTTCATCATCACCATCACGCTGTCGGCTGCCGACGCCGCCGCGCACCTGATCGAGAACCCGTATTTCAGAAGTACGCTGGCGGGCCAGCAGATCCCAGTGACGCTGGCGCTGGTGCTGCTGCTGGGCGCGGTGTTTCTGCGGGGCTTCCGCGAGGCCATCGGCATCTCGGTGTTTCTGGTCGCGGTGTATCTGGGCCTGAACGCCGTCATCATGGGGCGCTCGTTGCTGGACGTGGCGTCGGCCCCGGTCTACTGGCAGAACTGGCGGGCCGCGCTGTTTGCAGACCACGCCTCACCGCTGGCACTCGTCGGCGTGTCGCTGCTGGTGTTTCCGAAACTGGCGCTGGGCCTGTCGGGCTTCGAGACGGGCGTAGCCGTCATGCCGCAGGTGCGCGGCAGCCTGGGTGATCTGGCGAGCCATCCGGAAGGTCGTATCCGCCACACCCGCCGCCTGCTGATGACGGCGGCCCTGATCATGAGCGTGTTTCTGGTGGTCAGCAGCTTCGTCACCACCCTGCTGATTGCCCCGCCCGCCTTCTGGCCCGAAACCACGACTACCACCACCGTCTCGGCCCGTGATCTGGCGGCGGGAACGGCCCGCGTGCAGGTCGGGCTGGACGACAGCAGCGGCCCGAAACGCACCGCCACCCTGACGCTGCCTGCCGGAGCGAAAGGCCGCTTCCAGATGCCGACTTCGGTGCTGCCCGGCGATGCACGGGGCCGCCTGCTGATGACCGTGACGGTGCAGCCGCCCTCGGCAGCGGTGTTGCCGCCGCTGCCGCCGGGCAGGGTGAGCGTGACGGTGTTCAAGCCGCAGGGGGCCGCCAATGGCCGGGCGCTGGCGTATCTGGCACATCGGCGCTTTGGCAGTACCTTCGGCACGGTCTACGACTTTTCCACCATCTTCATCCTGTGGTTCGCGGGCGCTTCGGCGATGGCAGGGCTGGTCAATATCGTGCCGCGCTTCCTGCCGCGCTACGGCATGGCCCCCGAGTGGACGAACGCGGGCCGCCCGCTGGTCCTCATCTACACCCTGGCTGCCGTCGTCGTGACGCTGGTGTTCAGGGCCAACGTCGATGCCCAGGGCGGAGCGTATGCCACGGGCGTGCTGGTCCTGATGACCTCGGCGTCGGTGGCGGTGGCGCTGCTGGCCCGCGAGCGCCGGGAACGGGTATTCCCGATTTTCGTCGTCATCGCGCTGGTGTTCATCTACACCACCATCGCCAACATGATCGAGCGCCCCGAAGGTCTGGTCATCGGCAGCATCTTCATCCTGCTGATTCTGAGCGTGAGTCTGGCCTCGCGGATTCTGCGGAGCTTCGAGCTGCGCGTCAGCAGCGTCACGCTGTCCGAATCGGCCCTGTCGCTGTTGCAGAGTGTTCCAGACAGGCCGCTGCGCTTCGTGGCGCACCATCCCGGCAAATCGACTGAAGACGAATATCACATCAAGGAAATGCGTGCCCGGCAGCTCGCCCACCTGCCCGGTGACGACCCGTTCCTGTTTCTGGAAGTGGAAGTGGAAGACGCCTCTGACTTCAGCGACGCCGTGGAAGTGGATGGGCTGAGCGTGGGGCCATATCGCGTGCTGCGGGCCCGTGGGTCGAGCGTGCCCAACACCATCGCCGCGCTGCTGATGCATCTGCGCTCTCAGGGCGTTCCGCCGCCGCAGATCTATTTTCAGTGGAGCAACGCTTCACCGCTGCCCGCCGCTCTGCGCTTTCTGGTCGCCGGAGAAGGCGACGTTCCGCCCCTGACGCACGAAATCCTGCGCCGCAGCGAACCCGACAAGCGGCAACGTCCGGTGGTGCATGTCGGTGGGTAA
- a CDS encoding class I SAM-dependent methyltransferase produces the protein MIRNPFQSVDGAARYVAGRPYLHPLFMELLRPFLSGTELGADVACGTGLGSMALAEVVEHVLAFDASAAMLAQAAPHARVVYALAPAEALPIPDACLDVLSVAQGIHWFDRPRFFAEARRTLKPGGVLFVYDMFFLAQLAGQPAFTNWMHEEYGVRYPPPPRWPSTLDAAQAQAEGFSFAEGQFEHVVSFSRPQVVAYLMTHSNTVAVSDEGRETPQEIAAWLDSNIARFLPDGAVGQFTFGGFWRALKPLA, from the coding sequence ATGATTCGCAACCCTTTTCAGAGTGTGGATGGAGCGGCCCGGTACGTGGCAGGGCGGCCTTACCTCCACCCGCTGTTCATGGAGCTGTTGCGCCCGTTCCTGAGCGGTACGGAGCTGGGAGCCGATGTCGCCTGCGGGACGGGGCTGGGAAGCATGGCGCTGGCAGAGGTCGTGGAGCACGTGCTGGCCTTCGACGCCTCGGCGGCCATGCTGGCACAGGCCGCGCCGCATGCTCGGGTGGTGTACGCGCTCGCGCCTGCCGAAGCGCTGCCGATCCCGGATGCCTGCCTGGACGTGCTGAGCGTGGCCCAGGGCATCCACTGGTTCGACCGCCCGCGCTTTTTTGCCGAGGCCAGAAGGACCCTGAAGCCGGGCGGCGTACTGTTCGTCTACGACATGTTTTTTCTGGCGCAGCTGGCAGGCCAGCCAGCGTTCACCAACTGGATGCACGAAGAGTACGGCGTGCGCTATCCGCCGCCTCCCCGCTGGCCTTCCACCCTCGACGCGGCGCAGGCCCAGGCCGAGGGCTTCAGCTTTGCCGAAGGGCAGTTCGAGCATGTGGTGTCGTTCAGTCGCCCGCAGGTAGTGGCGTACCTGATGACGCACAGCAACACGGTGGCGGTCAGCGACGAGGGCCGGGAGACGCCGCAGGAAATCGCCGCGTGGCTGGACAGCAACATCGCCCGGTTCCTGCCAGACGGGGCAGTGGGGCAGTTTACCTTTGGCGGTTTCTGGCGGGCCCTGAAGCCCCTGGCCTGA
- a CDS encoding pyridoxal phosphate-dependent aminotransferase produces MTTTPTFIPRLSQQVQRLKPSSTIAVTTRALEMQRAGLDVLSMAAGEPDFETPAHVREAAKAAIDGGKTRYTQVQGIPELRETIAAKLKRENGLDYTPDQVTVGTGGKQSLFNAFFALLDPSDEVLIPAPYWVSYPEMVSFAGGVPVAVPTRPEDGYRLDVEALRAAITPRTKLIVLNSPGNPTGAVFPEETLRAVAELAQERGLFIVTDEMYEHIIYDRQHVSIARFAPDHTLTINGASKAYAMTGWRIGYAAGPLPLIRAMNAIQGQSTSNPNSVAQWAAVTAIADSREFIEMARGRFQERRDRIVEGLNALGLSTPTPDGAFYVLSDTTRIHENELEAARIILDEARVAVVPGTDFLAPGRVRLSYATSLETIEQVLARLAKL; encoded by the coding sequence ATGACGACCACGCCCACCTTCATCCCGCGCCTGTCGCAGCAGGTGCAGCGGCTCAAGCCCAGCAGTACCATCGCCGTGACCACCCGCGCCCTGGAAATGCAGCGGGCCGGGCTGGACGTGCTGAGCATGGCAGCAGGTGAACCCGATTTCGAGACGCCCGCTCATGTGCGCGAGGCTGCCAAAGCCGCGATAGACGGCGGCAAGACCCGCTATACCCAGGTGCAGGGCATTCCGGAGCTGCGCGAGACGATTGCTGCCAAGCTGAAGCGCGAGAACGGCCTGGACTACACGCCCGATCAGGTCACGGTGGGCACGGGCGGCAAGCAGAGCCTGTTCAACGCATTTTTTGCGCTGCTCGACCCCAGTGACGAGGTGCTGATTCCCGCACCGTACTGGGTCAGTTATCCGGAAATGGTCAGCTTCGCGGGGGGCGTGCCGGTGGCCGTGCCGACCCGCCCGGAAGACGGCTACCGCCTGGACGTGGAAGCGCTGCGGGCCGCCATCACGCCGCGAACGAAGCTGATCGTGCTGAACAGCCCCGGCAACCCCACGGGCGCGGTCTTTCCCGAAGAGACGCTGCGGGCGGTGGCGGAACTGGCCCAGGAACGCGGCCTGTTCATCGTGACCGACGAGATGTACGAGCACATCATCTATGACCGCCAGCACGTGAGTATTGCCCGCTTCGCCCCCGACCACACCCTGACCATCAACGGAGCGAGCAAGGCGTATGCCATGACCGGCTGGCGCATCGGCTACGCGGCGGGGCCACTTCCGCTCATTCGCGCCATGAACGCCATCCAGGGCCAGAGCACCAGCAATCCCAACAGCGTGGCGCAGTGGGCCGCCGTGACCGCGATTGCCGACAGCCGCGAGTTTATCGAGATGGCACGCGGCAGGTTTCAGGAGCGGCGTGACCGCATCGTGGAGGGGCTGAATGCGCTGGGGCTGAGCACCCCCACGCCCGACGGAGCGTTCTACGTGCTGAGCGATACCACCCGCATCCACGAAAATGAGCTGGAAGCGGCCCGCATCATTCTGGATGAGGCGCGGGTCGCCGTCGTCCCCGGCACCGATTTTCTGGCCCCCGGTCGAGTCAGACTGAGCTACGCCACCAGTCTGGAAACAATTGAGCAGGTGCTGGCGCGGCTGGCGAAGCTGTAA
- a CDS encoding DNA topology modulation protein FlaR: MQRVLVIGSPGAGKSTFSQRFAARTGLPLTHLDDEYWLPGWVRPQQTVWEARIRELIAAERWILDGNYTSTVLLRASRADTVIVLAYPRLLCLFRAVRRALFNQRADAKALGREPLDLEFLRFIWTFPEVQRRQLAELKSVAGLTVVQLTSDAQAQAWLAQMLSA; the protein is encoded by the coding sequence ATGCAGCGCGTTCTGGTGATCGGCAGTCCGGGCGCAGGCAAGTCCACCTTCTCGCAGCGGTTCGCGGCCCGGACAGGCCTGCCTCTGACCCATCTGGACGACGAATACTGGCTGCCCGGCTGGGTCAGACCGCAGCAGACGGTCTGGGAAGCCAGGATACGCGAGCTGATCGCCGCAGAACGCTGGATTCTGGACGGCAATTACACCAGCACCGTGCTGCTGCGGGCCAGTCGCGCCGACACCGTGATCGTGCTGGCGTATCCCCGGCTGCTGTGCTTGTTCCGTGCGGTACGCCGCGCCCTGTTCAACCAGCGGGCCGACGCCAAAGCGCTGGGCCGTGAACCCCTTGATCTGGAATTCCTGCGTTTCATCTGGACGTTCCCGGAGGTGCAGCGGCGACAGCTGGCCGAGCTGAAGTCGGTGGCGGGCCTGACCGTCGTGCAGCTGACCTCAGATGCTCAGGCGCAGGCATGGCTCGCTCAGATGTTATCCGCCTGA
- the xseA gene encoding exodeoxyribonuclease VII large subunit, whose product MTRTPATFLELADLLAYVGQVIERGIPGAVWVRAELASVTDRRHLYLDVVQSGEDGREVAKARATLWARERFSLEGKFRRATGGGLAAGMSVLLMVTAEFHPQYGFSLHILDIAPEFTVGDMALKLENIRRTLEQERLLERNRSLPEPSDYTRVAVISPANAAGLGDFRREADALAAAGLVQFVYFPATFQGREASSSILNALGAALLAHAEEALDALVIIRGGGASTDLAWLNDLELARAVARFPVPVISGIGHARDDTILDEVACLRMDTPSKAAALIVGVVASGAQQAQRDFRQIVAAGRAALSEADSGADRALDQVMRAAGRLVERHSADLDATMKNILGLTPRRTLERGYALVRNAAGDVVTQAAQVTAGNALSLEFSDGVVGVRAESGG is encoded by the coding sequence ATGACCCGCACGCCCGCCACCTTCCTCGAACTTGCCGACCTGCTCGCCTACGTGGGGCAGGTGATCGAGCGCGGGATTCCCGGCGCGGTGTGGGTGCGGGCCGAACTGGCCTCTGTCACAGACCGGCGGCACCTGTACCTCGACGTGGTGCAGAGCGGGGAGGACGGGCGCGAGGTCGCAAAGGCGCGGGCGACGCTGTGGGCGCGGGAACGCTTTTCGCTGGAAGGCAAGTTTCGCCGGGCCACGGGCGGCGGTCTGGCGGCGGGCATGAGCGTACTGCTGATGGTGACGGCTGAATTTCATCCTCAGTACGGCTTTTCGCTGCACATTCTGGACATCGCGCCCGAATTCACGGTGGGCGATATGGCGCTCAAACTGGAGAACATCCGGCGCACGCTGGAGCAGGAACGGCTGCTGGAGCGCAACCGCTCGCTGCCCGAGCCGTCCGATTACACGCGGGTGGCGGTCATCTCGCCCGCGAATGCCGCCGGGCTGGGCGATTTCCGGCGCGAGGCCGACGCCCTGGCAGCGGCGGGGCTGGTGCAGTTCGTGTACTTCCCGGCCACCTTTCAGGGACGGGAAGCGAGCAGCAGCATCCTGAACGCGCTTGGAGCCGCGCTGCTGGCCCACGCCGAGGAAGCGCTCGACGCCCTGGTCATCATCCGGGGCGGCGGCGCGAGTACCGATCTGGCGTGGCTGAACGATCTGGAACTCGCCCGCGCAGTGGCCCGTTTTCCCGTACCGGTCATCAGCGGCATCGGGCATGCCCGCGACGACACCATTCTGGACGAGGTGGCCTGCCTGCGGATGGACACGCCCAGCAAGGCCGCCGCGCTGATCGTGGGCGTGGTGGCCTCGGGAGCGCAGCAGGCCCAGCGCGACTTCCGGCAGATCGTGGCGGCGGGCCGAGCTGCCCTGAGCGAGGCAGACAGCGGAGCAGACCGGGCGCTCGATCAGGTGATGCGGGCGGCCGGGCGACTGGTGGAACGCCACAGCGCCGACCTCGACGCCACCATGAAAAACATTCTGGGACTGACGCCGCGCCGCACGCTGGAACGCGGGTACGCACTCGTACGAAACGCGGCGGGCGACGTGGTGACGCAGGCGGCGCAGGTGACCGCAGGCAACGCACTGAGCCTGGAATTCAGCGACGGGGTTGTGGGGGTGCGGGCAGAATCAGGCGGATAA
- a CDS encoding magnesium transporter CorA family protein, whose protein sequence is MIRAKAHSGEACDWQNPNSGCIWVDATGVSPDELALLKARFPMHPLALEDALEPGHWSRYEQYPAHEFLTFRTLVKPTSTDDFTERLSLFVFSGTLLTISSAGTSYLDTVWNIVGRESVNTALEIMYELLDEGAQTFFKYIASFEEGLDAAEERIFAQRRDHSPADVFERKHRLAQVRSLASEALNAVMLLNRHITVERADQIRLHDVQDTLSRATIRLDALRDSLRGLLDLQLSLQSQRMNEVMRTLAAVSTVFLPLTFLAGVWGMNYQYIPELHWKYGYAFAWSCFLLIGILLAVYFKRRRWW, encoded by the coding sequence ATGATTCGCGCCAAAGCACACAGCGGCGAAGCCTGCGACTGGCAGAACCCCAACAGCGGCTGTATCTGGGTCGACGCCACCGGGGTCAGTCCCGACGAACTGGCCCTTCTGAAGGCCCGTTTTCCGATGCACCCGCTGGCCCTGGAAGACGCGCTGGAGCCGGGTCACTGGAGCCGCTACGAGCAGTATCCGGCCCACGAATTCCTGACGTTCCGCACGCTGGTCAAGCCCACGAGCACCGACGACTTCACCGAGCGCCTGAGCCTGTTCGTCTTCTCCGGCACCCTCCTGACCATCTCCAGCGCGGGCACCAGTTATCTCGATACGGTCTGGAACATCGTGGGCCGCGAAAGTGTCAATACGGCGCTGGAGATCATGTACGAGCTGCTCGACGAGGGCGCACAGACCTTTTTCAAGTACATCGCCTCCTTCGAGGAGGGTCTGGACGCCGCCGAAGAGCGCATCTTCGCCCAGCGCCGCGACCACTCGCCCGCCGACGTGTTCGAGCGCAAGCACCGACTGGCACAGGTGCGCTCACTGGCGTCCGAGGCGCTGAACGCTGTGATGCTGCTCAACCGTCACATCACGGTCGAGCGCGCCGACCAGATCCGGCTGCACGACGTTCAGGACACCCTGAGCCGTGCCACCATCCGTCTGGACGCTCTACGAGACAGCTTGCGCGGCCTCCTCGACCTGCAACTCTCGCTCCAGAGCCAGCGCATGAACGAGGTGATGAGGACACTCGCCGCCGTCAGCACCGTCTTTCTGCCCCTCACCTTCCTGGCGGGCGTGTGGGGCATGAATTACCAGTACATTCCAGAGTTGCACTGGAAATATGGCTATGCCTTCGCATGGAGCTGTTTTCTGCTGATCGGGATTCTGCTGGCGGTGTATTTCAAGAGGCGGCGGTGGTGGTAA